From a region of the Candidatus Rhabdochlamydia porcellionis genome:
- a CDS encoding ribonucleotide-diphosphate reductase subunit beta: MRDVKVANKEIITMNETTDTRKRVNVAQKKLINCNQVDVNQLMPLKYNWAWEHYMNGCANHWMPTEVPMAKDIELWKTKTLSEDERRVIMRNLGFFSTAESLVGNNIVLAIFKHVTNPEVRQYLLRQAFEEAIHTHSFVYICESLNLDQGLVFNMYNEISSIKAKDAFQMQLTTEVLDPNFSTDTIQGAQKFLENLIGYYLIMEGIFFYSGFVMILSFHRQNKMTGIGEQFQYILRDETVHLNFGIDLINGIKEENPTLWTFEFQNQIIRKIKHAVELEIAYAEDCLPRGILGLTSSMFREYVQYIADRRLERIGLKAVYHSKNPFPWMSETMDLGKEKNFFETRVTEYQSASSLTW, encoded by the coding sequence ATGAGGGATGTGAAAGTTGCCAATAAGGAGATCATAACTATGAACGAAACTACAGACACAAGAAAACGAGTTAATGTAGCACAAAAAAAACTGATTAACTGTAACCAAGTAGATGTAAACCAGCTCATGCCCCTTAAATACAATTGGGCATGGGAACATTACATGAATGGTTGCGCCAACCATTGGATGCCTACCGAAGTCCCTATGGCCAAAGACATTGAGCTTTGGAAAACTAAAACTTTAAGTGAAGATGAGCGCAGAGTGATTATGCGTAACTTAGGGTTTTTTAGCACTGCTGAGAGCTTAGTAGGCAATAATATCGTACTTGCTATCTTTAAGCACGTGACAAATCCTGAAGTGCGTCAATACTTATTGCGCCAAGCATTTGAAGAAGCTATTCATACTCATTCATTTGTCTATATCTGTGAATCCTTAAATCTCGACCAAGGTTTAGTATTTAATATGTATAATGAAATCTCTAGCATTAAAGCTAAAGATGCGTTTCAAATGCAGCTAACAACTGAGGTTCTAGACCCTAATTTCTCCACTGACACAATACAAGGAGCACAAAAATTTTTAGAAAATCTAATTGGCTATTACCTCATTATGGAAGGGATTTTCTTCTATAGTGGATTTGTCATGATCCTCTCCTTTCACCGCCAAAATAAAATGACGGGAATTGGTGAGCAATTTCAATACATCTTACGCGATGAGACCGTCCATTTAAATTTTGGTATCGATCTGATTAATGGGATTAAAGAAGAAAATCCAACCCTATGGACTTTTGAGTTTCAAAATCAAATCATTCGAAAAATTAAACACGCTGTTGAATTGGAGATCGCTTACGCGGAAGATTGCCTTCCTAGAGGAATTCTTGGCCTTACCTCTTCTATGTTCCGCGAGTATGTGCAATATATTGCAGATCGCAGGTTAGAGAGAATTGGTCTTAAAGCGGTCTATCACTCAAAAAATCCTTTCCCTTGGATGAGTGAAACAATGGATCTTGGTAAAGAGAAAAATTTCTTTGAAACTCGTGTGACAGAGTACCAATCAGCTTCATCCCTTACCTGGTAA